From the Planktothricoides raciborskii GIHE-MW2 genome, the window TCGTCTGGGAGAAAAAACCCTTAAATGTGCAGCGATCGCAACTACTGGTTCCCCTGACGGTTTATCTGGTTAACTTCGCCTTCGGTGCCGTAATTACCGTTACTTCCTTAGACTCTCGCTTTTTAATTCCCACCGCCTTGGGCTTACTGGTGGGTGTCGTACCGGCGATCGTCCTCTGGTGGATGGCCGCACCAACTTCTACGGAAGAAGCAATCAGCAACAGCGATGGGGTCAAACCGGACAACGCAGAAAATTTAGTAGTGTCCCCGGTAAAAATGCTGGCAAAATAACCATAGTCTCCGCCGCACTGATTTAACCTAGCAGCACCTTGGATGGCAATACTCATGCATCCCATAGCACTGGACGACTAACGCCACCAGTGCTTTTTATTTCTTTTTATTTGTATTTATTAAGAGTTTTGCCCCGCTCAAAACCTTTAAAACCGTCAATGTTTGCCTGGAAACCATCCCGGAAACAATTATGATAAGCAACCAAGTGATAAGCAACCAAGTTGCCTGATTAAAGATTTTGTTATGATGATTTACTTTTTATTTGCCCAATTATTTGCCCAAACATCGATTTTCGCCGATTGGTCAATCAGCGCTTGGGTTGTACCACTCCTGCTGCTGCAAATCCCAGCGGTGATTTTGTTACTTTCTCGCTTGATCAAAGGTCCATTTAGGATGCCGCCAATTGAACCCCAGTCCGCCACTCTGGAACAATTGGGCTGGGTGACGGTGGTGGTGCCTACTTTGAATGAGGCGCAACGGATTCAGCCTTGTTTGGATGGCTTGACCCGCCAAAGCTATGAACTCCGGGAAGTGATTGTGGTGGATAGTTATTCCACCGATCGCACTCCCGAATTGGTTCAGGCGATCGCCCACAAAGACCCCCGCTTTCGCTTAATTAATGACGATCCATTACCAAAAGATTGGGTGGGACGCCCGTGGGCATTGCATACAGGTTTTTTACAAAGTTCTCCAGCCAGCGAGTGGATTTTAGGCATTGATGCGGATACCCAACCCCACCCAGGGTTAATCGCTGGTTTACTCAAAGTAGCCGAAGCGGGCGGTTATGATTTGGTTTCCCTTTCCCCGCAATTTATTTTAGAAACCCCTGGGGAAATGTGGTTACAACCGGCGTTGTTGATGACCTTGGTTTACCGCTTTGGCCCGACGGGGACCAACAGTGGTGGAGAGCAACGGGTGATGGCTAATGGGCAATGTTTTCTCTGTCGGCGATCGG encodes:
- the cruG gene encoding 2'-O-glycosyltransferase CruG is translated as MIYFLFAQLFAQTSIFADWSISAWVVPLLLLQIPAVILLLSRLIKGPFRMPPIEPQSATLEQLGWVTVVVPTLNEAQRIQPCLDGLTRQSYELREVIVVDSYSTDRTPELVQAIAHKDPRFRLINDDPLPKDWVGRPWALHTGFLQSSPASEWILGIDADTQPHPGLIAGLLKVAEAGGYDLVSLSPQFILETPGEMWLQPALLMTLVYRFGPTGTNSGGEQRVMANGQCFLCRRSVLTKLDGYTTARKSFCDDVTLARNAAKQGFKVGFLDGAKVLKVRMYEGMKETWQEWGRSLDLKDASSKLQTWGDVLLLFAVQGLPLPVVLTGLFSGVFSLGFVPQPNILFLLLLRLNIFLLVIRFALNFAIAPSYDRSRATPLAKLMFWFSPLADPFAFLRIFISAINRPTQWRGRSYQ